The following proteins are encoded in a genomic region of Actinomadura sp. NAK00032:
- a CDS encoding cytochrome P450, with protein sequence MDVPFDPFAGPGPAGQAHPRLDALREEHPAFRSTAGRGFWVLTRYDDVLAALQDPATFSSRAIAVTDPNPPYQWIPVMLDPPLHTTWRRLLRPFFTPVAAAALRDRITRHCAGLIDGLVAKGSCDFVTDFARLYPTTIFLELIGLPIERFEEFLAWEYAILHAPPSGGGRAAAMAEVAACFTELIADRRAHPRDDLVSAATAFTVDGRPVTDEELLQLCTLMFLAGLDTVAAQLSYMFWHLAGHDADRARVTADPDAVPDMIEEMLRAYSIVLPARRLTRDVELHGCPMKAGDMVMLPLAMANRDPRAVPAAPSSVDLDRPPARHLAFGAGPHRCLGTHLARLELQIALTEWHARIPDYRITPGERPLEHASLVLGLDTLPLSW encoded by the coding sequence ATGGACGTCCCGTTCGACCCCTTCGCCGGTCCGGGACCGGCCGGTCAGGCCCACCCCCGCCTGGACGCGCTGCGCGAGGAGCATCCGGCGTTCCGCAGCACCGCCGGGCGGGGCTTCTGGGTGCTGACCCGCTACGACGACGTCCTCGCCGCGTTACAGGACCCGGCGACGTTCTCCAGCCGTGCGATCGCCGTCACCGACCCCAACCCGCCGTACCAGTGGATCCCGGTGATGCTGGACCCGCCGCTCCACACCACCTGGCGGCGCCTGCTCCGCCCGTTCTTCACCCCGGTCGCCGCCGCCGCGCTGCGCGACCGCATCACCCGGCACTGCGCCGGCCTGATCGACGGCCTCGTGGCCAAGGGCTCGTGCGACTTCGTCACCGACTTCGCCCGGCTGTATCCGACGACCATCTTCCTGGAGCTGATCGGCCTGCCGATCGAGCGGTTCGAGGAGTTCCTGGCCTGGGAGTACGCGATCCTGCACGCGCCACCGTCCGGCGGCGGGCGGGCGGCGGCCATGGCGGAGGTGGCCGCCTGCTTCACCGAACTGATCGCCGACCGCCGGGCGCACCCGCGCGACGACCTGGTCAGCGCCGCGACCGCCTTCACCGTCGACGGGCGCCCCGTCACCGACGAGGAGCTGCTGCAGCTGTGCACACTGATGTTCCTCGCCGGGCTCGACACCGTCGCGGCGCAGCTGTCCTACATGTTCTGGCACCTGGCCGGGCACGACGCCGACCGGGCCCGCGTCACCGCCGACCCGGACGCCGTCCCCGACATGATCGAGGAGATGCTCCGCGCGTACTCGATCGTCCTGCCGGCGCGCAGGCTCACCCGCGACGTCGAACTGCACGGCTGCCCGATGAAGGCCGGCGACATGGTGATGCTTCCGCTCGCGATGGCGAACCGCGACCCCCGCGCCGTCCCCGCCGCGCCGTCGTCGGTCGACCTGGACCGTCCGCCGGCCCGCCACCTGGCCTTCGGCGCGGGCCCGCACCGCTGCCTCGGCACCCACCTCGCGCGCCTCGAACTGCAGATCGCGCTGACCGAGTGGCACGCCCGCATCCCCGACTACCGGATCACGCCCGGAGAGCGCCCGCTCGAACACGCCAGCCTCGTCCTCGGGCTGGACACGCTGCCGCTGAGCTGGTGA
- a CDS encoding low temperature requirement protein A, translating into MPSIRTRMVPRDLAEPHRVSSPLELLFDLTFVAAVSQAAGRLAHAIEQGHAGDAVGPFLAVFFAIWWAWMNFTWFASAYDTDDVPYRVMTFVQLAGVLLLAAGVPAAFDGDFATVTFGYLVMRVGLVGLWLRAAAAHPEGRATALRYAVGVSLVQVLWVSRLALPGGGPWWVFLVLVLLDLSVPPIAERRGMTTWHPHHIAERYGLFTIILLGESVLAATNAVQDVVAHGVHADLVTIALAGLAILFTLWWIYFSEPAGEGLAARRDWCFAWGYGHYLIFAALAALGAGLEVAVASAGEAHVDEQTAVAAVAVPIAVVLVMLWALHAPMRRTVLRPELIGTTAVLVLLTVFAAPGIGVAGGLSVIAALLVLLLAATLARRAQ; encoded by the coding sequence ATGCCGTCGATCCGCACCCGGATGGTCCCGCGCGACCTGGCCGAACCGCACCGCGTGTCCAGCCCGCTGGAACTGCTCTTCGACCTGACCTTCGTCGCCGCCGTCTCGCAGGCCGCCGGGCGGCTCGCCCACGCGATCGAGCAGGGGCACGCGGGGGACGCCGTCGGGCCGTTCCTCGCCGTGTTCTTCGCGATCTGGTGGGCGTGGATGAACTTCACCTGGTTCGCGTCCGCCTACGACACCGACGACGTCCCGTACCGGGTCATGACGTTCGTGCAGCTCGCGGGCGTCCTGCTCCTCGCGGCCGGGGTGCCCGCCGCGTTCGACGGCGACTTCGCCACGGTCACCTTCGGGTACCTCGTCATGCGGGTCGGCCTGGTGGGCCTGTGGCTGCGCGCGGCGGCCGCCCACCCCGAGGGACGCGCGACGGCGCTGCGCTACGCCGTGGGCGTCTCGCTCGTCCAGGTGCTGTGGGTGTCGCGGCTCGCGCTGCCGGGCGGCGGGCCGTGGTGGGTGTTCCTCGTCCTCGTCCTGCTCGACCTGTCGGTGCCGCCGATCGCCGAGCGGCGCGGCATGACGACCTGGCACCCGCACCACATCGCCGAACGGTACGGCCTGTTCACCATCATCCTGCTGGGCGAGAGCGTCCTCGCCGCGACGAACGCCGTGCAGGACGTCGTCGCGCACGGCGTGCACGCCGACCTCGTCACGATCGCCCTGGCGGGCCTCGCCATCCTGTTCACGCTCTGGTGGATCTACTTCTCCGAACCCGCCGGCGAGGGGCTCGCGGCCCGCCGCGACTGGTGCTTCGCCTGGGGCTACGGGCACTACCTGATCTTCGCCGCGCTGGCCGCGCTCGGCGCCGGGCTGGAGGTCGCGGTCGCCTCGGCCGGGGAGGCGCACGTCGACGAGCAGACCGCGGTCGCCGCCGTCGCCGTCCCGATCGCCGTGGTCCTCGTCATGCTGTGGGCGTTGCACGCGCCCATGCGCCGGACGGTCCTGCGGCCCGAGCTCATCGGGACCACGGCCGTCCTCGTCCTGCTCACCGTGTTCGCCGCCCCCGGCATCGGCGTCGCCGGCGGCCTCAGCGTGATCGCGGCCCTGCTCGTCCTGCTGCTGGCCGCCACCCTGGCGCGGCGCGCACAATGA
- a CDS encoding lysophospholipid acyltransferase family protein has product MMNARHLDDDDEGAQVIPLDTGRRDTGDGPADEDAGGPGGDSGGNPLERGITSGLAFLRRRLAGEYEVDEFGFDPEFNSTVLLPFARALYEHWFRVELVGLDNVPDGGALLVANHSGTVPVDALMLSVALHDNVDRCVRLLGADLVYQIPVLGHLARKAGHTLACQADAARLLAKGELVGVFPEGFKGVGKPFSERYKLQRFGRGGFVGTALRAGVPIIPCAIVGAEETYPKIADLRPLARLLGLPYFPITPTFPLLGLGGLVPLPSKWVIQFGEPMTLDEYGPDTADDPMTVFEITDHVREKIQHMLYEALLHRGPAFL; this is encoded by the coding sequence ATGATGAACGCCCGCCACCTGGACGATGACGACGAGGGCGCGCAGGTCATCCCCCTCGACACCGGCCGCCGCGACACCGGCGACGGCCCGGCCGATGAAGACGCCGGGGGACCGGGCGGCGACTCCGGCGGGAACCCGCTGGAGCGCGGCATCACGTCCGGGCTGGCGTTCCTGCGCCGCAGGCTGGCCGGCGAGTACGAGGTGGACGAGTTCGGCTTCGACCCCGAGTTCAACTCCACCGTCCTGCTGCCGTTCGCGCGCGCCCTGTACGAGCACTGGTTCCGCGTCGAACTGGTCGGCCTCGACAACGTTCCGGACGGCGGCGCCCTGCTCGTCGCCAACCACTCGGGCACCGTCCCGGTCGACGCGCTGATGCTGTCGGTCGCGCTGCACGACAACGTCGACCGCTGCGTCCGCCTCCTCGGCGCCGACCTCGTCTACCAGATCCCGGTGCTCGGCCACCTGGCCCGCAAGGCCGGCCACACCCTCGCCTGCCAGGCCGACGCGGCCCGCCTCCTCGCCAAGGGCGAACTCGTCGGCGTCTTCCCGGAGGGGTTCAAGGGCGTCGGCAAGCCGTTCAGCGAGCGGTACAAGCTGCAGCGCTTCGGCCGCGGCGGCTTCGTCGGGACCGCCCTGCGCGCCGGCGTGCCCATCATCCCCTGCGCCATCGTCGGCGCGGAGGAGACCTACCCGAAGATCGCCGACCTGCGGCCGCTGGCGCGGCTGCTCGGCCTGCCGTATTTCCCGATCACGCCGACGTTCCCGCTGCTCGGGCTGGGCGGGCTCGTCCCGCTGCCGTCCAAGTGGGTGATCCAGTTCGGCGAGCCGATGACGCTGGACGAGTACGGCCCCGACACCGCCGACGACCCGATGACGGTCTTCGAGATCACCGACCACGTCCGCGAGAAGATCCAGCACATGCTGTACGAGGCGCTGCTGCACCGCGGCCCCGCGTTCCTCTAG
- a CDS encoding NAD-dependent epimerase/dehydratase family protein: MPTAAARVVLVTGVSRFLGARVANALQADPGIERVIGVDTVPPTEGLGRTEFVRVDIRTPGIAKIIASAGVDTVVHLNLVTSSSASRAKAKELNIIGTMQLLAACQRSPDMRKLVVRSSAAVYGSSPMDPAVFTERDEPAEPPRSGYAKDAVEVEGYVRGLMRRRSDLTVSVLRFANLLGPGVDSPLTRYLHLPVVPTVLGFDPRLQFVHEDDGVEVLRRMTTEDHPGCFNVAGEGVLLLSQALRRAGRPYMPVPSPSISVLGDMGRRFAGLSGFSPELLRWLTYGRVIDVTALEDELSWRPKYSSEAAFADFAAAQGLGHGRLTHLLGRA, translated from the coding sequence ATGCCCACCGCCGCGGCCCGTGTCGTCCTCGTCACGGGCGTGTCCCGTTTCCTGGGGGCGCGGGTCGCGAACGCGCTCCAGGCGGACCCGGGCATCGAGCGCGTCATCGGCGTGGACACGGTGCCGCCCACCGAGGGCCTCGGCCGCACCGAGTTCGTCCGCGTGGACATCCGCACGCCCGGCATCGCGAAGATCATCGCGTCCGCCGGGGTGGACACCGTGGTGCACCTCAACCTGGTGACGTCCTCGTCCGCCTCCCGGGCGAAGGCCAAAGAGCTCAACATCATCGGCACGATGCAGCTGCTCGCGGCGTGCCAGCGCTCGCCCGACATGCGCAAGCTCGTCGTGCGGTCCTCGGCCGCCGTGTACGGGTCGTCGCCGATGGACCCGGCCGTGTTCACCGAGCGGGACGAGCCCGCCGAGCCGCCGCGGTCCGGCTACGCCAAGGACGCGGTCGAGGTGGAGGGCTACGTCCGCGGGCTGATGCGGCGCCGCTCCGACCTGACCGTGTCGGTGCTGCGGTTCGCGAACCTCCTCGGCCCCGGCGTCGACTCCCCGCTCACCCGGTACCTGCACCTGCCGGTCGTCCCGACCGTGCTGGGCTTCGACCCGCGGCTGCAGTTCGTCCACGAGGACGACGGCGTCGAGGTGCTGCGCCGCATGACCACCGAGGACCACCCCGGCTGCTTCAACGTCGCCGGGGAGGGCGTGCTGCTGCTCTCCCAGGCGCTCCGCCGGGCCGGGCGGCCGTACATGCCGGTCCCGTCGCCGTCCATCTCGGTGCTCGGCGACATGGGGCGCCGCTTCGCCGGCCTGTCCGGGTTCTCGCCCGAGCTGCTGCGCTGGCTGACCTACGGCCGGGTCATCGACGTCACGGCGCTGGAGGACGAGCTTTCCTGGCGTCCCAAGTACAGCTCCGAGGCCGCGTTCGCCGACTTCGCCGCCGCGCAGGGCCTCGGCCACGGCCGGCTCACGCACCTGCTCGGACGCGCCTGA
- a CDS encoding AURKAIP1/COX24 domain-containing protein, with the protein MGSVIKKRRKRMAKKKHRKLLKKTRIQRRNKK; encoded by the coding sequence GTGGGCTCTGTCATCAAGAAGCGTCGCAAGCGCATGGCGAAGAAGAAGCACCGCAAGCTGCTGAAGAAGACGCGTATCCAGCGCCGCAACAAGAAGTGA
- a CDS encoding helix-turn-helix domain-containing protein, with product MTSGERPLSEVRFLTVAEVAAVMRVSKMTVYRLVHSGELPAIRVGRSFRVPEQAVHDYLRDAYIEAG from the coding sequence ATGACCTCAGGCGAGCGACCTCTGAGCGAGGTCAGGTTCCTGACCGTGGCCGAAGTGGCGGCGGTGATGCGGGTGTCCAAGATGACCGTCTACCGCCTCGTCCACTCGGGCGAGCTTCCCGCGATCCGCGTGGGCCGCTCGTTCCGGGTTCCCGAGCAGGCCGTACACGACTACCTGCGCGACGCGTACATCGAAGCCGGATAG
- a CDS encoding phosphatase has translation METAPSRDELRAHLVRTMIAGEVATPRQNNLLHYRRMAAGNPYYQFGLELKPSWTESAVLEMMVERCGVNPDPRHLFGDDTIDPDITIDTLGAMGERIGLAARRREDVVVATGHPATLTPLYQAVARALAAAGCRVLTPAAGWTYEIETGYGGSDLRRIVYAEPGVAMLEGDDQRTHHTHDPHPMEAMLRELSSGASTSASAGSGEAKPDIWPDLAIADHGWAGAAGQAGIDTVGFADCNDPALFAGAAEGKIDVVVPLDDGVSPHHYAPLTAYILDRAGLLPAA, from the coding sequence ATGGAGACGGCACCGAGCCGGGACGAGCTGCGCGCCCACCTCGTCCGGACGATGATCGCCGGCGAGGTGGCGACGCCGCGCCAGAACAACCTGCTGCACTACCGGCGGATGGCCGCCGGGAACCCGTACTACCAGTTCGGCCTGGAGCTGAAGCCGTCGTGGACGGAGTCGGCCGTGCTGGAGATGATGGTCGAGCGCTGCGGCGTCAACCCCGACCCCAGGCACCTGTTCGGGGACGACACCATCGACCCCGACATCACGATCGACACGCTCGGGGCGATGGGCGAGCGCATCGGCCTCGCCGCCCGCCGGCGGGAGGACGTGGTCGTCGCGACGGGCCATCCGGCGACGCTGACGCCGCTGTACCAGGCGGTCGCGCGGGCGCTGGCGGCGGCGGGCTGCCGGGTGCTGACGCCCGCGGCCGGCTGGACGTACGAGATCGAGACCGGGTACGGCGGCTCGGACCTGCGCCGCATCGTGTACGCCGAGCCGGGCGTCGCGATGCTGGAGGGCGACGACCAGCGGACCCACCACACGCACGACCCGCACCCCATGGAGGCCATGCTCCGGGAGCTCTCCTCCGGGGCCTCCACTAGCGCCTCCGCGGGTTCCGGGGAAGCTAAACCTGATATCTGGCCGGATCTGGCCATCGCCGACCACGGCTGGGCCGGCGCCGCCGGTCAGGCGGGCATCGACACCGTGGGGTTCGCGGACTGTAACGACCCGGCGCTGTTCGCCGGCGCCGCCGAAGGCAAGATCGACGTGGTCGTGCCGCTCGACGACGGCGTCTCCCCGCACCACTACGCGCCGCTGACCGCCTACATCCTCGATCGCGCCGGCCTGCTCCCGGCGGCCTGA
- a CDS encoding acetoin utilization protein AcuC, with protein MFWDERLISYDFGPGHPMNPVRVELTMALARELGVLDRPNVRVSPFEAADDKLLRLVHEESYIAAVKHAGETGLPDERHGLGTADNPVFLGMHDASALVAGASVAAAEAVWTGGAEHGANISGGLHHALPGAASGFCVYNDPAIAIAWLLENGAERVAYVDIDVHHGDGVQAAFYDDPRVLTISLHESPRTLFPGTGFPGETGAEGTSANISLPPGTGDRPWLRAFDAIVPPLLRRFRPDVLVTQQGADGHALDPLAHLILSVDGQRTAYERLHRLAHETAGGRWVLTGGGGYELVQVVPRAWTHLLAEAAGGPIPPDTATPQTWRDFVRLRTDEIAPRRMTDGTDVVEFGRWGDGYDPANPVDQAILATRRAVFPEHGLDPMTDE; from the coding sequence ATTTTCTGGGACGAGCGGCTCATCTCCTACGACTTCGGCCCCGGCCACCCCATGAACCCCGTGCGCGTCGAGCTGACGATGGCGCTGGCGCGCGAACTCGGCGTCCTGGACCGTCCGAACGTGCGGGTGTCGCCGTTCGAGGCGGCCGACGACAAGCTGCTGCGGCTCGTCCACGAGGAGTCCTACATCGCGGCGGTCAAGCACGCCGGCGAGACCGGGCTGCCCGACGAGCGGCACGGGCTCGGCACCGCCGACAACCCGGTCTTCCTCGGCATGCACGACGCGTCCGCGCTGGTCGCGGGCGCGTCGGTCGCCGCCGCCGAGGCCGTGTGGACGGGCGGGGCCGAGCACGGCGCGAACATCTCCGGCGGCCTGCACCACGCGCTCCCCGGCGCCGCCAGCGGCTTCTGCGTCTACAACGACCCGGCGATCGCGATCGCGTGGCTGCTGGAGAACGGCGCCGAGCGCGTCGCCTACGTCGACATCGACGTCCACCACGGCGACGGCGTCCAGGCCGCGTTCTACGACGACCCGCGGGTGCTGACGATCAGCCTGCACGAGTCGCCGCGCACGCTGTTCCCCGGCACCGGCTTCCCGGGCGAGACGGGCGCCGAGGGCACGTCCGCCAACATCTCCCTGCCGCCCGGCACCGGCGACCGGCCGTGGCTGCGCGCGTTCGACGCGATCGTCCCGCCGCTGCTGCGCCGGTTCCGGCCCGACGTCCTCGTCACCCAGCAGGGCGCCGACGGGCACGCGCTCGACCCGCTCGCGCACCTCATCCTCAGCGTGGACGGGCAGCGGACGGCCTACGAGCGGCTGCACCGGCTGGCGCACGAGACCGCCGGCGGCCGCTGGGTCCTCACCGGCGGCGGCGGCTACGAGCTGGTCCAGGTCGTCCCGCGCGCGTGGACGCACCTGCTCGCCGAGGCGGCCGGCGGGCCGATCCCGCCGGACACCGCGACCCCGCAGACGTGGCGCGACTTCGTCCGGCTGCGGACCGACGAGATAGCCCCGCGCCGGATGACGGACGGGACCGACGTGGTGGAGTTCGGCAGGTGGGGGGACGGCTACGACCCGGCCAACCCGGTCGACCAGGCGATCCTGGCGACGCGGCGGGCGGTCTTCCCCGAGCACGGCCTCGACCCGATGACCGACGAGTGA
- a CDS encoding alpha/beta hydrolase — protein sequence MDSPSVRSRAISSALRLGVRPLMQYLPGHTTGLRTARSTVDAASLLMRPHPGVRIEGLDERQEDDGEERRVKGEWVAPRDAAKRRRPRGAVLYLHGGGYVACSPRTHRPMTSRLAHDTGLPVLALRYRLAPEHPFPAPLEDAVAAYRWLLARGVPASRIVIAGDSAGGHLAAVLAGEICRLDLPNPAGVALFSPWVDLTCELSIQAQERARDPYISASSARRIARLVVGPAGFDDPRLALLTCAWTDMPPVLIQVGGAEVLRTEAEAFADALRSAGGDCELQVWNGQMHVFQILNRVLPEAGEAMDDAARFIQSVTGRPKGRTKAA from the coding sequence ATGGACAGCCCGAGCGTTCGCAGCCGAGCGATCAGCAGCGCTCTGCGCCTGGGCGTCCGGCCTCTGATGCAGTACCTCCCCGGCCACACCACCGGGCTCCGGACCGCCCGTTCCACCGTGGACGCCGCGTCATTACTGATGCGGCCCCACCCCGGCGTCCGGATCGAGGGACTGGACGAGCGGCAGGAGGACGACGGCGAGGAGCGCCGGGTCAAGGGCGAATGGGTCGCCCCCCGGGACGCCGCGAAGCGCCGGCGGCCCCGCGGAGCCGTCCTCTACCTGCACGGCGGCGGCTACGTGGCGTGCTCGCCGCGCACCCACCGGCCGATGACGTCGCGGCTCGCGCACGACACCGGGCTGCCCGTCCTCGCGCTGCGCTACCGGCTGGCGCCCGAGCACCCGTTCCCCGCGCCGCTGGAGGACGCCGTCGCCGCCTACCGGTGGCTGCTCGCGCGGGGCGTGCCCGCGTCCCGCATCGTCATCGCGGGCGACTCGGCCGGCGGCCACCTCGCCGCCGTCCTCGCCGGGGAGATCTGCCGGCTGGACCTGCCGAACCCCGCCGGCGTCGCCCTGTTCTCGCCCTGGGTTGACCTGACCTGCGAACTGTCCATCCAGGCGCAGGAGCGCGCCCGCGACCCCTACATCAGCGCCTCCTCGGCACGCCGGATCGCGCGGCTCGTGGTGGGCCCGGCCGGTTTCGACGACCCGCGGCTCGCCCTGCTCACCTGCGCCTGGACGGACATGCCGCCCGTCCTCATCCAGGTGGGCGGCGCCGAGGTGCTGCGCACCGAGGCCGAGGCGTTCGCCGACGCCCTGCGCAGCGCCGGCGGGGACTGCGAACTCCAGGTCTGGAACGGCCAGATGCACGTCTTCCAGATCCTGAACCGCGTCCTGCCCGAGGCGGGCGAGGCGATGGACGACGCGGCCCGCTTCATCCAGTCCGTCACCGGCCGCCCGAAGGGCCGCACGAAAGCCGCCTAG
- the proC gene encoding pyrroline-5-carboxylate reductase, giving the protein MIAILGAGKMGEALLSGVLRAGRRPSELMATARREERGALLRERYGVEVVPNAEAAATAETLILAVKPQDMGALLDEIGAHVPPGRLVISMAAGITTGFIEARLPDGVPVVRVMSNTPVHVDEAMSVISPGSHAAEEHLKLAEELLSPVGKVLRIPESLQDGATALSGSGPAYFYYLVEAMVDAGILLGMPRAAALEMVIQSAVGAAVMLRDSGEHPVLLREAVTSPGGTTISAIRELERHGVRAAVLEAIEAARNRGRELASG; this is encoded by the coding sequence ATGATCGCGATTCTGGGTGCCGGGAAGATGGGCGAGGCGCTGCTGTCCGGGGTGCTCCGGGCCGGCCGCCGCCCGTCCGAGCTGATGGCCACCGCGCGCCGGGAGGAGCGCGGCGCGCTGCTGCGCGAGCGGTACGGCGTCGAGGTCGTGCCGAACGCGGAGGCGGCGGCCACGGCGGAGACGCTGATCCTCGCGGTGAAGCCGCAGGACATGGGCGCCCTGCTGGACGAGATCGGCGCGCACGTCCCGCCCGGCCGGCTGGTGATCTCGATGGCGGCGGGCATCACCACCGGGTTCATCGAGGCCCGGCTGCCGGACGGCGTCCCGGTCGTCCGCGTCATGTCGAACACGCCGGTGCACGTCGACGAGGCGATGAGCGTGATCTCGCCCGGCTCGCACGCGGCGGAGGAGCACCTGAAGCTGGCCGAGGAGCTGCTGTCCCCGGTCGGGAAGGTGCTGCGCATCCCCGAGTCGCTGCAGGACGGTGCGACGGCCCTGTCCGGCAGCGGCCCCGCGTACTTCTACTACCTGGTCGAGGCGATGGTGGACGCCGGGATCCTGCTCGGCATGCCGCGCGCCGCCGCGCTGGAGATGGTGATCCAGTCGGCGGTCGGCGCGGCGGTGATGCTGCGCGACTCCGGCGAGCACCCGGTGCTGCTGCGCGAGGCGGTCACCTCGCCGGGCGGGACGACGATCTCGGCGATCCGGGAGCTGGAGAGGCACGGTGTCCGCGCGGCGGTGCTGGAGGCGATCGAGGCGGCCCGCAACCGGGGCCGCGAGCTGGCGAGCGGCTGA
- a CDS encoding proline dehydrogenase family protein — MLRQALLAASRSGGARRVVETAPFTGDVVRRFIAGETIEDAALVTERLTGEGLLVTLDVLGEDTHDKGRAEVNAQRYVELLERLGDAALGTRAEVSLKLSAVGQTLDEDFALENARRVCTAAHDAGTTVTLDMEEHTTVDSTLRIVHELRRDFPDVGAVIQSYLRRAEEHCAELAYEGSRVRLCKGAYAAPVAVAFTDKEEIDKSYVRCMKVLMAGKGYPMLASHDPRLIEIAEALSVLHERDPGTFEYQMLYGVRSQEQRRLAAQGAQVRVYVAYGPEWYEYFMRRLAERPANLRLFARSIARRS, encoded by the coding sequence GTGCTTCGTCAGGCGTTGCTCGCCGCATCGCGCAGTGGCGGCGCGCGCAGGGTGGTGGAGACCGCGCCGTTCACCGGCGACGTCGTCCGGCGCTTCATCGCGGGCGAGACGATCGAGGACGCCGCGCTCGTCACGGAGCGGCTGACCGGCGAGGGGCTGCTCGTCACCCTGGACGTCCTGGGCGAGGACACGCACGACAAGGGCCGCGCCGAGGTGAACGCCCAGCGCTATGTCGAACTGCTGGAACGGCTGGGGGACGCCGCTCTCGGCACCCGCGCCGAGGTGTCGCTGAAGCTCTCCGCCGTCGGGCAGACCCTCGACGAAGACTTCGCCTTGGAGAACGCCCGCCGCGTCTGCACGGCCGCACATGACGCCGGTACGACGGTGACTCTCGACATGGAAGAGCACACCACCGTCGACTCGACCCTCCGGATCGTCCACGAACTGCGGCGCGACTTCCCGGACGTGGGCGCCGTCATCCAGTCGTATCTGCGGCGGGCAGAGGAGCACTGCGCGGAACTGGCCTACGAGGGGTCGCGCGTAAGGCTGTGCAAGGGCGCGTACGCGGCGCCTGTGGCGGTGGCCTTCACCGACAAGGAAGAGATCGACAAGTCGTACGTCCGCTGTATGAAGGTCCTGATGGCGGGCAAGGGCTACCCGATGCTGGCCAGCCACGACCCCCGGCTCATCGAGATCGCCGAGGCGCTGTCGGTCCTGCACGAGCGCGACCCGGGCACGTTCGAGTACCAGATGCTCTACGGCGTGCGCTCGCAGGAGCAGCGCCGGCTGGCGGCCCAGGGCGCGCAGGTGCGCGTCTACGTCGCCTACGGGCCCGAGTGGTACGAGTACTTCATGCGCCGCCTGGCGGAACGTCCCGCCAACCTCCGCCTGTTCGCGCGCTCCATCGCCCGGCGGTCCTGA
- a CDS encoding LCP family protein, translated as MTAPEHPGSQGPQAAPPPPQGEGAPPPAGKAEGDDAFWAGADGAERKRKRRWPRVLIAVGVFFTLLVAGIGGLVWQRQSSYIGNIDRAKGVMPSEGANRPGPNVEGTENWLLVGSDSRAENGTTGEGGDVWKPGQQRTDTIMLLHLPADRKKAYIISFPRDSWVEIPGYGKQKINAAFSYGGPKLLIETLEGLTGIRVDHYGAIDFEGFKTMTDALGGVTVNIKQSVYDPARKKQWTAGRQKLNGEEALLFVRQRYNLPNGDFDRIKRQQAFLGALAKQAADRGTLTNPLKLDRFLSALTKSISVDEGVSGGHLRSLVLSMRNVRASDVRFMTLPFKGTGTRAKQSVVLLDGAKAKQLFEAVKSARMDEYVQKHGGGNSLGTVS; from the coding sequence ATGACCGCGCCAGAACATCCCGGGTCGCAGGGGCCCCAGGCAGCGCCGCCCCCGCCGCAGGGCGAGGGCGCCCCGCCACCGGCGGGGAAGGCCGAGGGCGACGACGCGTTCTGGGCGGGCGCGGACGGCGCGGAGCGCAAGCGCAAGCGGCGGTGGCCGCGCGTCCTGATCGCCGTGGGCGTGTTCTTCACGCTGCTGGTCGCCGGGATCGGCGGCCTGGTGTGGCAGCGCCAGTCGTCCTACATCGGCAACATCGACCGGGCCAAGGGCGTCATGCCGAGCGAGGGCGCGAACCGGCCGGGGCCGAACGTGGAGGGCACCGAGAACTGGCTGCTCGTCGGGTCCGACTCGCGCGCGGAGAACGGGACGACCGGGGAGGGCGGCGACGTCTGGAAGCCGGGGCAGCAGCGCACCGACACGATCATGCTGCTGCACCTGCCGGCGGACCGGAAGAAGGCGTACATCATCTCGTTCCCGCGCGACTCGTGGGTCGAGATCCCCGGCTACGGCAAGCAGAAGATCAACGCGGCGTTCTCGTACGGCGGGCCGAAGCTGCTGATCGAGACGCTGGAGGGCCTCACCGGGATCCGCGTCGACCACTACGGCGCGATCGACTTCGAGGGCTTCAAGACGATGACGGACGCGCTCGGCGGCGTCACCGTCAACATCAAGCAGAGCGTGTACGACCCGGCCCGCAAGAAGCAGTGGACGGCCGGCCGGCAGAAGCTGAACGGCGAGGAGGCGCTGCTGTTCGTCCGGCAGCGCTACAACCTGCCGAACGGCGACTTCGACCGGATCAAGCGGCAGCAGGCGTTCCTCGGCGCCCTCGCCAAGCAGGCCGCCGACCGCGGCACGCTCACCAACCCCCTCAAGCTGGACCGGTTCCTGTCCGCGCTCACCAAGTCCATCAGCGTGGACGAGGGCGTGTCCGGCGGCCATCTGAGGTCGCTGGTGCTGAGCATGCGGAACGTCCGGGCGTCGGACGTGCGGTTCATGACGCTGCCGTTCAAGGGCACCGGGACGCGCGCCAAGCAGAGCGTCGTGCTGCTGGACGGTGCCAAGGCGAAGCAGCTGTTCGAGGCCGTCAAGTCCGCGCGCATGGACGAGTACGTCCAGAAGCACGGGGGCGGCAACAGCCTGGGCACCGTGTCGTGA